The Anaerobranca gottschalkii DSM 13577 genome includes a window with the following:
- the bshB1 gene encoding bacillithiol biosynthesis deacetylase BshB1 yields the protein MIDIMAIGAHPDDVEIGVGGILAKYKGSDVKTMIVDLTKGEMGTNGTPQIREREGKRAAEILGSKRVVMDLPDGKIKVSEENLIKVIELIRQFRPRIILTHYPDPEQHPDHYNSALLVRQAAHLAGLAKYPAQGERFRPERIYHFFLPKYLQPSFIVDVTDSFPIKMEALKAHESQFLSRDKGLPTNVNREDIFEGIETIARYHGQSIGVKFGEALYYKGVLGVDNIMNIGML from the coding sequence GTGATAGACATTATGGCAATTGGAGCCCATCCCGACGATGTGGAAATTGGGGTGGGAGGGATTTTAGCAAAGTATAAAGGGTCAGATGTAAAAACAATGATCGTTGATTTAACAAAGGGGGAAATGGGGACAAACGGGACACCTCAAATAAGGGAAAGGGAAGGGAAAAGAGCTGCGGAAATCTTAGGCTCTAAGCGGGTGGTTATGGACTTACCCGATGGAAAAATTAAAGTAAGTGAGGAAAATTTAATAAAGGTTATCGAACTCATTCGCCAGTTTAGGCCTCGAATAATCTTAACCCACTATCCTGATCCTGAGCAACATCCCGACCACTATAATAGTGCCCTTTTAGTTAGGCAAGCTGCCCACTTAGCAGGTCTTGCCAAGTATCCTGCCCAGGGAGAAAGATTTCGACCAGAGAGAATATATCATTTCTTTTTACCAAAGTATCTTCAACCTTCCTTTATAGTTGATGTAACCGATAGCTTCCCTATTAAAATGGAGGCTTTAAAGGCCCATGAATCCCAGTTTTTATCTAGGGATAAGGGATTGCCAACTAATGTCAATAGAGAAGATATTTTCGAGGGAATTGAAACTATCGCTAGATACCATGGCCAATCTATCGGTGTTAAATTTGGTGAAGCTTTGTATTATAAAGGGGTATTAGGGGTAGACAATATTATGAATATAGGTATGTTGTAA
- the bshC gene encoding bacillithiol biosynthesis cysteine-adding enzyme BshC, which produces MENIYYNYIEKDPKALSLFSYPPNFQGLKDKVADLKDKRVSIKLCHYLREYNKSLGCSEKTLRNIDKLESGAKVVITGQQCGLLGGPMYTIYKALTAVKLGEKIEKETGEPIVPIFWVADEDHDWLEINNTILLDREGNPKKFIIEGEGSDLPAYRREIGEETLNRLISFIQDLGFSTEYLPKIINLLEVTFDKNYSNWFAKLLTKLLEGTGIVLVDSKAKVIKTESNGIFQEMVLKREELMKELEKTNKQIQCLGYPLQNPIDYNSETNLFLLKGNYRYKLRKEKEVFLIKTGEVFNQGEIIQYIDEGLISPNVFLRPVIQDVVFPTLAYVAGPGEVNYLAQIKDMYKILTGFNLPVIYPRQSFLLIEPHVKKFLERYSLNYPHIHSLERFKREVIHNSLWEGLERDFQELRTDIIHQYNRLIDKISTINPQLSTLGDKNRQLILKQIDFLQNKTYNAHKEKYQGMIRNIEKIQNNCYPYNIEQQRIVSPFYFLLKYYPNLIEKITENIQLENFKLQYVEL; this is translated from the coding sequence ATGGAAAATATTTACTACAATTACATAGAAAAGGATCCTAAAGCCCTGTCTTTATTTTCTTATCCCCCTAATTTCCAAGGTTTAAAGGACAAAGTGGCGGACTTAAAGGATAAAAGGGTATCAATAAAACTATGTCATTATTTAAGGGAATATAACAAAAGTTTAGGTTGTAGTGAAAAAACATTGAGAAATATTGATAAGCTGGAATCTGGTGCAAAGGTTGTAATTACAGGACAACAATGTGGCTTACTAGGTGGTCCTATGTACACTATCTATAAAGCTTTGACAGCGGTAAAGTTAGGGGAAAAAATAGAGAAAGAAACAGGGGAACCTATAGTACCAATTTTTTGGGTAGCTGATGAAGATCATGATTGGTTAGAGATCAATAATACGATCCTTTTAGATCGAGAAGGTAACCCGAAAAAATTTATTATAGAGGGAGAGGGTAGTGATTTACCTGCTTACAGGCGGGAAATAGGGGAAGAAACCCTTAATAGATTAATTTCTTTTATTCAAGATTTAGGTTTTTCCACCGAGTATTTACCGAAAATCATCAACTTATTAGAAGTCACCTTTGATAAAAATTACAGTAATTGGTTTGCTAAGTTACTTACTAAATTATTGGAAGGAACAGGTATAGTTTTGGTGGATTCTAAGGCAAAGGTTATCAAAACTGAAAGTAACGGAATATTTCAGGAAATGGTACTAAAGAGAGAGGAGTTAATGAAGGAACTGGAGAAGACAAATAAACAAATCCAGTGCCTAGGCTATCCTCTGCAAAACCCTATTGACTATAATTCTGAAACTAATCTCTTTTTACTAAAGGGAAATTATAGATATAAATTAAGAAAGGAAAAGGAAGTTTTTTTAATTAAAACTGGGGAAGTTTTCAATCAAGGGGAAATAATTCAATATATCGATGAGGGGTTAATAAGCCCTAATGTTTTTTTAAGACCGGTAATTCAAGATGTAGTTTTTCCAACTTTAGCTTATGTGGCAGGTCCTGGAGAAGTAAATTATTTAGCTCAAATAAAAGATATGTATAAAATCTTAACTGGATTTAATTTACCTGTTATTTATCCAAGGCAGAGTTTTTTACTTATAGAACCCCATGTAAAGAAATTTTTAGAAAGATATTCACTGAATTATCCACATATCCACAGTTTAGAACGGTTTAAAAGGGAAGTTATCCACAATAGCCTTTGGGAAGGATTAGAAAGGGATTTTCAGGAGTTAAGAACTGACATTATCCACCAATATAACAGACTTATCGACAAAATATCAACAATAAATCCACAGTTATCCACACTTGGTGATAAAAATCGACAGTTAATTCTCAAGCAAATTGATTTTTTACAAAACAAAACTTATAATGCCCATAAAGAGAAATATCAAGGAATGATCAGAAATATAGAGAAAATCCAAAACAACTGTTATCCTTACAACATTGAGCAGCAGAGAATTGTAAGTCCCTTTTATTTCCTTTTAAAGTATTATCCTAATTTAATCGAAAAAATTACTGAAAACATCCAGTTGGAAAATTTTAAACTACAATATGTTGAATTATAA
- a CDS encoding ABC transporter ATP-binding protein yields the protein MAKVVLKNISKYYGDVMAVNDFNLEIQDKEFLVLVGPSGCGKSTTLRMIAGLEEITDGELYIGDKKVNDVPPKDRDIAMVFQNYALYPHMNVYENMAFGLKLRKFSKSEIDQRVKEAARILGIENLLKRKPKELSGGQRQRVALGRAIVRNPQVFLMDEPLSNLDAKLRVQMRTEISKLHHRLQTTMIYVTHDQTEAMTMGDRIVVMKDGVVQQVASPQEIYDNPKNVFVAGFIGSPAMNFIDSVIVEKDSDLYLKFAGVEIKIPSGKSKVLREKGYVGKEVIMGIRPEDLHDEPVFIESSPESVIEPVVEVVEKMGAENYLYLVLGEVQLTARVDARSKAVVDSKIKVALDMNKVHIFDKESEESVL from the coding sequence ATGGCAAAAGTTGTTTTGAAAAACATTTCCAAATACTATGGAGATGTAATGGCGGTAAATGACTTTAATTTAGAAATCCAAGACAAGGAGTTTTTAGTTTTGGTAGGACCATCCGGTTGTGGTAAATCCACTACTTTAAGGATGATTGCAGGTCTTGAAGAAATAACCGATGGGGAGCTGTACATAGGAGATAAAAAAGTAAATGATGTTCCCCCTAAAGACAGGGATATAGCAATGGTTTTCCAAAATTATGCCTTGTATCCCCATATGAACGTTTATGAAAATATGGCCTTTGGACTTAAGCTTAGAAAATTTAGTAAAAGTGAAATTGACCAAAGGGTGAAAGAAGCAGCTAGAATTTTAGGAATAGAGAACTTGCTAAAAAGAAAGCCAAAGGAGCTTTCCGGTGGTCAAAGGCAAAGGGTAGCATTAGGTAGAGCTATAGTAAGGAATCCTCAAGTTTTCTTAATGGATGAGCCTTTATCTAACCTTGATGCTAAATTAAGGGTCCAAATGCGTACAGAAATCAGTAAATTACACCATAGGTTACAAACAACAATGATTTATGTAACCCATGATCAAACAGAAGCTATGACTATGGGAGATAGAATTGTAGTTATGAAAGATGGAGTAGTACAACAGGTGGCATCACCTCAAGAAATTTACGATAACCCCAAAAACGTCTTTGTTGCAGGTTTTATAGGTTCTCCTGCGATGAATTTCATAGATTCTGTCATAGTAGAAAAGGACAGTGACTTGTACTTAAAATTTGCTGGAGTAGAAATAAAAATACCTTCAGGTAAAAGTAAAGTATTAAGAGAAAAGGGTTATGTAGGAAAAGAAGTTATCATGGGTATTAGACCTGAAGATCTCCATGATGAACCGGTATTTATTGAAAGTTCACCGGAAAGTGTCATAGAACCAGTAGTAGAAGTAGTTGAAAAAATGGGAGCAGAAAACTATCTATATCTCGTGTTAGGGGAAGTTCAATTAACAGCTAGGGTAGATGCAAGATCAAAAGCAGTTGTTGATAGTAAAATTAAAGTAGCTTTAGATATGAATAAAGTCCATATTTTTGATAAAGAAAGTGAAGAATCAGTTTTATAA
- a CDS encoding alpha-hydroxy-acid oxidizing protein, with amino-acid sequence MPTEIRKKARELMTGYCKVCPVCDGRACKGQVPGMGGVGTGSSFWANLESLAKVKLNMRTIHDKKDPDTSTTIFGRKISLPVMVGPMTGTTYNMGGKIGEKEFVSYLVEGSLKAGSLAMTGDGADPAMYNSGLEAIKEFGGGIPIIKPRSQQEIISRIKEGEKAGAVAIGVDIDGAGLVTMALKGQPVGPKTVAELKELVQSTALPFILKGVMTVDEAELAVEIGAQAIVVSNHGGRVLDSCPGAAEVLPEIAKRVKGKITIFADGGVRTGIDVLKMLALGADCVLIGRPFVTQAFGGGAQGVEEYYKVIQSQLYQGMILTGCGSIKEIDERIIRK; translated from the coding sequence ATGCCTACAGAAATCAGAAAAAAAGCAAGGGAATTGATGACTGGCTATTGTAAAGTTTGTCCTGTTTGTGATGGTAGGGCATGTAAAGGCCAAGTACCAGGTATGGGTGGTGTCGGTACAGGAAGTTCTTTTTGGGCTAATTTAGAGAGTTTAGCAAAAGTTAAACTTAATATGAGGACTATCCATGATAAAAAGGATCCTGATACTTCCACAACTATTTTTGGAAGGAAAATTTCCCTTCCTGTAATGGTTGGGCCTATGACAGGGACTACCTATAACATGGGTGGAAAAATAGGGGAAAAGGAATTTGTTTCATATCTCGTTGAAGGAAGTTTAAAAGCTGGGTCCCTTGCTATGACCGGCGATGGAGCGGATCCTGCTATGTATAATTCTGGCCTTGAAGCTATTAAGGAATTTGGCGGAGGAATTCCCATTATTAAACCCCGTTCACAACAGGAAATTATATCTAGAATTAAAGAAGGGGAAAAGGCAGGGGCAGTTGCAATAGGTGTAGATATCGATGGGGCCGGTTTAGTAACTATGGCATTAAAAGGTCAGCCGGTAGGTCCTAAAACTGTTGCAGAACTGAAGGAATTAGTTCAATCAACGGCTCTTCCTTTTATTTTAAAAGGGGTTATGACTGTTGATGAAGCGGAATTGGCAGTGGAAATTGGAGCACAAGCTATAGTTGTATCTAACCATGGTGGCAGGGTATTAGATAGCTGCCCAGGGGCTGCAGAAGTTTTACCAGAGATAGCAAAAAGGGTAAAAGGTAAAATAACTATTTTTGCTGACGGTGGTGTAAGAACGGGAATAGATGTCTTAAAAATGTTAGCTTTAGGTGCTGACTGTGTATTAATTGGCCGACCCTTTGTTACTCAAGCCTTTGGTGGAGGTGCCCAAGGGGTAGAGGAATATTACAAGGTTATTCAAAGTCAGTTATACCAAGGTATGATTTTAACTGGCTGTGGTAGTATAAAAGAAATTGATGAAAGAATTATAAGGAAATAG
- a CDS encoding HutP family protein — protein MLDITKILEGEEGKIPIGKAALALAMIADDSDDALVELLNGKDLLAVITRAGGKGEEVKNKVLRNSLAAAVNSAVITDNIQDRRVLARCVERALAGLGGPMTSISGAGMKIGIVRDDAHLAVAIYGKIGIPGLNVDHEISGLGVHYYGLLGD, from the coding sequence TTGCTAGACATAACTAAAATTCTTGAGGGTGAAGAAGGGAAAATACCTATTGGTAAAGCAGCTTTGGCATTAGCTATGATTGCCGATGATTCAGACGATGCCCTTGTAGAATTACTAAATGGAAAAGACTTATTAGCTGTAATAACCAGGGCAGGTGGTAAAGGGGAAGAGGTAAAAAATAAGGTTTTAAGAAATTCATTAGCTGCAGCAGTAAATAGTGCTGTTATTACTGATAACATTCAAGATAGACGGGTATTAGCCCGCTGTGTAGAAAGGGCATTGGCAGGTTTAGGTGGTCCTATGACTTCCATTTCTGGAGCAGGGATGAAAATTGGTATTGTTAGAGATGATGCCCATTTAGCAGTGGCTATCTATGGGAAAATAGGGATACCTGGACTTAATGTAGACCATGAAATCTCTGGTTTAGGAGTACATTATTACGGTTTATTAGGTGATTAA
- the bshA gene encoding N-acetyl-alpha-D-glucosaminyl L-malate synthase BshA — MLKIGITCYPSYGGSGAMATELGKTLADKGHIVHFINYEVPFRLNGYHQRIVYHHLEIPTYPLFKYPPYTLALASRIAEVALNEKLDIIHAHYAIPHSICGYLAKLMVPNLKLVTTLHGTDITLVGNDQTFFPITKFAIEASDGVTAVSQSLKEDTYKIFDIKRDIQVIYNFVDTASYKRERNSKLVNCLGLNGKKVVIHISNFRPVKRITDVIEIFKGISEKVDSVLLMIGDGVERSKAEKLTAKYNLDVRFLGQQANIIPFLSVADLLLLPSEQESFGLVALEAMACNVPVVGSKVGGLPEVIKDGDNGYLVEVGNIGLFVQKSLAILTNDNLREIMGNKGRERAVKYFDQGKIIKEYEEFYYQILKG, encoded by the coding sequence ATGTTGAAAATAGGAATTACTTGTTATCCTTCCTATGGGGGCAGTGGTGCTATGGCCACAGAATTAGGAAAGACTTTAGCTGATAAAGGTCATATTGTCCACTTTATTAACTATGAAGTGCCTTTTAGATTAAATGGCTATCACCAAAGGATAGTCTATCACCATTTAGAAATTCCCACTTACCCTTTGTTTAAATATCCACCATATACCTTGGCCTTAGCTTCCCGGATTGCAGAAGTAGCCCTTAATGAGAAATTAGATATAATCCATGCCCATTATGCCATCCCCCATTCAATATGCGGTTATTTAGCTAAGCTTATGGTACCTAATTTAAAATTAGTTACTACCCTACATGGTACCGATATTACTTTAGTAGGTAACGATCAGACTTTCTTCCCTATAACTAAATTTGCCATAGAAGCTAGTGATGGAGTAACCGCAGTTTCCCAAAGTCTTAAAGAAGATACATACAAAATTTTTGATATTAAAAGGGATATCCAAGTTATTTATAATTTTGTCGATACTGCTAGTTATAAAAGGGAAAGAAATTCTAAATTAGTTAATTGTTTAGGTCTTAATGGGAAAAAAGTTGTAATTCACATTTCAAACTTTCGACCTGTCAAAAGAATTACCGATGTTATAGAAATATTTAAAGGAATTAGTGAAAAGGTAGATAGTGTTTTATTGATGATTGGTGATGGGGTGGAAAGGAGTAAAGCTGAAAAGCTGACAGCCAAGTATAATTTAGATGTAAGGTTTTTAGGGCAACAAGCTAATATCATTCCCTTTTTATCAGTAGCAGATCTTCTACTTTTACCATCGGAACAGGAGAGTTTTGGCCTCGTTGCTTTAGAGGCCATGGCTTGCAATGTACCCGTTGTAGGAAGTAAAGTGGGAGGTTTACCAGAAGTGATAAAAGATGGAGATAACGGCTATTTAGTTGAAGTTGGGAATATAGGCCTTTTTGTTCAAAAAAGTTTAGCTATTTTAACTAATGATAATTTAAGAGAGATAATGGGTAATAAAGGAAGGGAGAGGGCAGTTAAATATTTTGACCAAGGGAAGATTATAAAAGAATATGAAGAATTTTATTACCAAATTTTGAAAGGATAA
- a CDS encoding PTS sugar transporter subunit IIA, which translates to MVGIVIVAHGNLAQQFIKTSEMILGKQKNLLAVNVLPEDSLIELRVKVKEAIEKVKTANGVIIFTDIFGGSPTNASTYLLLDGNVRVITGVNLAMLLETLANRNKSLDRLTQLAYKAGSEGVQIVQVEQKGEQLEFKGG; encoded by the coding sequence ATGGTGGGAATAGTGATTGTTGCCCATGGCAACTTAGCCCAACAATTTATAAAAACCAGTGAGATGATTTTAGGTAAACAAAAGAACTTGTTGGCTGTAAATGTATTACCTGAAGATAGTTTGATAGAGCTTCGAGTAAAAGTAAAAGAAGCTATAGAAAAGGTAAAAACAGCTAATGGAGTCATTATATTCACTGATATTTTTGGAGGCAGTCCCACCAATGCCAGCACTTACTTATTGCTTGATGGAAATGTGAGAGTTATAACTGGAGTAAACTTAGCTATGCTTCTAGAGACTTTGGCAAATAGAAATAAGTCTTTAGATAGATTGACTCAATTGGCTTATAAAGCAGGGAGTGAAGGTGTCCAAATAGTACAAGTAGAACAAAAAGGTGAACAACTTGAATTTAAAGGAGGTTAG
- a CDS encoding putative manganese-dependent inorganic diphosphatase produces MDGEIIVLGHKNPDTDSVASAISYSALKNKLGQKCVPKVCSAITGEAKHVLELLGIEPPEVLDTMELKVKDFMNREHPYLSEEETLKNIGYIMGKEGVKTIPLVNKENVVTGIITAGDFAKLYLQEISSGETISTGIDLESVQKTLNGTIFLGDKDQLISGRIIVGAMGVEKLLSHLGENDILLIGDREDCQIQGLEYGINALIITGGAKPSKKVLELAQRKGTPILGYDGDTFSAARLISLARKGKEIMTKEPFTVDVNTTVTTVKELFNQKKYRSFPVVNEKGQYLGIVTKGEILNAQPKKIILVDHNEKSQSVDGLEWGEIIEIIDHHRLGDVQTKKPIFINCKPVGSTATLVTEMYLQKGIIPEKKIAALLLAAILSDTVILKSPTTTSQDKEMALYLSNLTGLDIKEFGGKIYGWSENLEKITPYEIVTGDLKEFSFLKGRVALGQFETTDARKILEMKNSILGEMERIKNKKGLDHILMVITDIVEGNSYMFSIGSLNTYVELAFSKPVDEIIYLPGVMSRKLQIVPPLSEALNV; encoded by the coding sequence ATGGATGGAGAAATAATTGTTTTAGGTCATAAAAATCCTGATACTGATTCTGTGGCTTCAGCCATTTCATATAGTGCTTTAAAAAACAAATTAGGTCAAAAATGTGTTCCTAAGGTATGTAGTGCTATAACGGGAGAAGCTAAACATGTTTTAGAGTTACTGGGAATTGAACCACCAGAAGTTCTAGATACTATGGAACTAAAGGTAAAAGACTTTATGAATAGGGAGCATCCTTATCTTTCAGAAGAAGAGACCCTAAAAAATATAGGTTATATTATGGGAAAAGAAGGAGTAAAAACTATCCCTTTAGTGAATAAAGAGAATGTTGTAACTGGTATTATAACAGCTGGGGATTTCGCTAAATTATATTTACAAGAAATATCTAGTGGTGAAACTATTTCTACAGGTATTGACCTTGAAAGTGTACAGAAAACTTTAAATGGAACTATATTTTTAGGGGATAAAGATCAATTAATATCTGGACGGATAATTGTAGGGGCTATGGGAGTTGAAAAACTACTTAGTCATTTAGGGGAAAATGATATTTTACTTATAGGTGATAGAGAAGATTGTCAAATTCAAGGATTAGAGTATGGAATCAATGCTTTGATAATAACTGGAGGAGCAAAGCCCTCAAAGAAAGTCTTAGAATTGGCCCAAAGGAAAGGAACCCCTATATTAGGCTACGATGGAGACACTTTTTCCGCTGCCCGCTTAATTTCTTTAGCCCGTAAGGGAAAGGAAATTATGACAAAAGAGCCATTTACTGTCGATGTAAATACTACAGTCACAACAGTTAAGGAACTGTTTAATCAAAAAAAGTACAGGTCTTTTCCAGTAGTTAATGAAAAGGGACAGTATCTAGGAATAGTGACTAAAGGGGAAATTTTAAATGCACAGCCTAAAAAAATAATATTAGTTGATCATAACGAGAAATCCCAAAGTGTTGACGGTTTAGAATGGGGTGAAATAATTGAAATAATTGATCATCACCGTTTAGGAGATGTACAAACGAAAAAACCTATTTTTATAAATTGTAAACCAGTAGGGAGTACTGCTACGTTGGTAACGGAAATGTATCTTCAAAAGGGAATTATCCCAGAGAAAAAAATAGCTGCTTTGCTATTAGCTGCCATTTTATCTGATACCGTCATTTTAAAATCCCCTACTACAACTTCCCAAGACAAAGAGATGGCCCTATATTTATCAAACTTAACGGGACTAGATATCAAAGAATTTGGTGGGAAAATCTATGGATGGTCAGAAAATCTAGAAAAGATTACACCTTATGAAATTGTCACCGGTGACTTGAAAGAGTTTTCCTTTTTAAAAGGTAGAGTGGCTCTGGGTCAATTTGAAACAACCGATGCAAGAAAAATTTTAGAAATGAAAAACTCTATTTTAGGAGAAATGGAACGAATAAAAAATAAAAAAGGATTAGATCATATACTAATGGTAATTACTGACATAGTAGAAGGTAATTCCTACATGTTTTCCATCGGTAGTTTAAATACCTATGTAGAGCTTGCTTTTTCTAAACCAGTAGATGAAATTATTTATTTACCAGGGGTAATGTCAAGGAAATTACAAATTGTACCACCATTAAGTGAAGCATTAAATGTATAA
- a CDS encoding PRD domain-containing protein — protein MWLQEMEEKFLPLVSTKDKEQKDYLISLLKKVDESLAAKGFKGLTFFHSVTLYNHLANLCTRGILEELDEGVFGDLSKKYPQAYEIAESILSLMEEKFPGVNQKGERQHLTILLSDLTKVKN, from the coding sequence ATGTGGCTACAAGAAATGGAAGAAAAATTTTTGCCTTTAGTTTCTACTAAGGATAAAGAACAAAAAGATTATTTAATATCTTTACTTAAGAAAGTAGATGAAAGTTTAGCTGCTAAGGGTTTTAAAGGATTGACTTTTTTTCACAGTGTAACTTTGTATAACCACTTAGCTAATCTTTGTACCAGAGGGATACTTGAAGAGCTGGATGAAGGGGTTTTTGGAGATCTTTCTAAAAAATATCCACAGGCTTATGAAATAGCAGAAAGTATACTATCCCTGATGGAAGAAAAGTTTCCTGGTGTAAACCAAAAGGGAGAAAGACAGCATTTAACTATTTTATTATCTGATTTAACTAAAGTCAAAAATTAA